Genomic window (Lewinellaceae bacterium):
ACGACCATCAGATCATTAAAGTTGACAAAAAGCAGAGCCTGATCCGGATTGACAAGTTCCTGATGGACCGCCTGGAGCGCACCTCGCGCAACCGCGTACAGAACGCCATTAAATCGGGTTCTATTCAGGTGGGAGGGCAGGACATCAAGCCCAACTACAAAGTGAAGCCGGGTGATGAAATTTCCATTGTCATTCCCCGCCCGCCGGGGGAAGGCTCCCGGGTTATCCCGCAGAACATCCCCCTGGACATCCGCTATGAAGACGATGAGCTCCTGGTGGTTCACAAGCCTGCCGGCATGGTGGTGCATCCCGGCATCGGCCATCACCGGGGGACGCTGGTCAATGCGCTGGCCTACCATTTCGGCCACCAGAACCTGCCGGTCATGGACGGCAACCAGCAGGACCGCCTCGGGTTGGTGCACCGGATCGACAAGAATACATCCGGCCTGCTGGTGGTGGCTAAATCCGACTACGCCATGACCCATCTGGCCAAGCAGTTTTATTACCATACCGTTGAGCGGACTTATCAGGCACTGGTCTGGGGAGATCCTGAAGAAGAAAAGGGAACCGTGCGCGCCAGCGTGGGCCGCCACCCGAGGTTTCGCCAAAAATTTACCACTTTCCCGGAGGGAGAGGGCGGCAAATGGGCGGTCACGCATTACAAAGTGCTGGAGCGCCTGTACTATGTAAGCCTCGTTGAATGCAAGCTGGAGACCGGCCGCACGCACCAAATCAGGGTCCACATGGAGTCGTTGGGCCACCCTTTATTCAATGACGAACGCTACGGCGGGGATCGCATCGCAAAAGGTACCGTTTTCAGCAAGTACAAGATGTTTGTGGAGAACACCTTTACCATTATCCCCCGGCATGCGCTCCATGCCCGTTCTCTGGGGTTCATCCACCCGCGCACCGGCAAGGAGATGAATTTCGATTCTGATTTGCCCGATGATTTCCAGGAAGCGCTCGACCGGTGGCGCCGGTACGTGGCGGGGCGCAAGGCGGCAACGGGGGAGTTGGATTGAAGGATTGAAGGAATGAGAGAATTAAAATAATTATGCAAAAAGAAATAGAAGCAACCAAACGCTGGCTGGAAAAAATAGTGGTGGGCCTCAACCTGTGCCCATTTGCCCGCCTGCCTTTTTCCAGCGGCCGCATCCGCTATGTGTTGTACGAAGAGACGGATATCGTACAGTTGGCCAAACTGATGGTCCTGGAGGCGCAGCGCCTCAGCCGCGTGCCGGCGGACGAAGTGGAAACCACCCTAATCATTCTTCCGCATGCCCTTCCGGATTTTTTAGATTACCTGGATTTCCTGGAAGAAGCCGAATGGCTTATCCGGGAAAACGAGCTGGAAGGCATTATTCAGGTAGCCTCTTTCCACCCGGATTACCAGTTTGCAGGAACCCAGCCGGATGCGCCGGAGAACTACACCAACCGTTCTCCTTATCCCATGCTGCACTTGCTTCGGGAAGAGAGCATAGAAAAGGCCCTGGAAAACTACGAGAATCCGGAAGCCATACCGGAACGCAATATTGAAAAAATGCGGGAGCTGGGAGTGGAAGGGGTGAAACGGCTGATGGGGGGATAGGGGGAACCGCAAAACCGCAAAACCGCAAAACCGCAAAACCGTAAAACCGTAAAACCGCAAAAGGCAGAACCAAATTTTGGAAAGTAATCAATGACACTAAAAGAACGCATCAACGTACTAACCCAACTGGGAGAACATCTTCGCGAAGAAGACGAGTACTTG
Coding sequences:
- a CDS encoding DUF1415 domain-containing protein; its protein translation is MQKEIEATKRWLEKIVVGLNLCPFARLPFSSGRIRYVLYEETDIVQLAKLMVLEAQRLSRVPADEVETTLIILPHALPDFLDYLDFLEEAEWLIRENELEGIIQVASFHPDYQFAGTQPDAPENYTNRSPYPMLHLLREESIEKALENYENPEAIPERNIEKMRELGVEGVKRLMGG
- a CDS encoding RluA family pseudouridine synthase, with the protein product MQDNYTDEYYDHQIIKVDKKQSLIRIDKFLMDRLERTSRNRVQNAIKSGSIQVGGQDIKPNYKVKPGDEISIVIPRPPGEGSRVIPQNIPLDIRYEDDELLVVHKPAGMVVHPGIGHHRGTLVNALAYHFGHQNLPVMDGNQQDRLGLVHRIDKNTSGLLVVAKSDYAMTHLAKQFYYHTVERTYQALVWGDPEEEKGTVRASVGRHPRFRQKFTTFPEGEGGKWAVTHYKVLERLYYVSLVECKLETGRTHQIRVHMESLGHPLFNDERYGGDRIAKGTVFSKYKMFVENTFTIIPRHALHARSLGFIHPRTGKEMNFDSDLPDDFQEALDRWRRYVAGRKAATGELD